The following coding sequences lie in one Fusarium poae strain DAOMC 252244 chromosome 1, whole genome shotgun sequence genomic window:
- a CDS encoding hypothetical protein (SECRETED:SignalP(1-17)), which produces MKSFTLASAFLAAAAVAQPHGSPHGNHHRRHHQNDKRDVVTEVEWVTEIEYVTKMVDATTTVWVRPEVATSAPVVEETPEPEPTSAAPKKEEKKPAPAPTTTLVTSVYTPPPPPPPPTTEAEVAPEPTTEAPAPVETTQAPAPIIKAPVIKAPKKVITQAAPEPSVEAEPEVEEEPVAAPVQQEKVAKPASNGGSSSKSGEFTYYDIGQGACGEDDSGKDDSINIVALSHLRMGPSSNDNPMCGKTITIKANGKTAQATVKDKCMGCAMNDIDVSRKVYNEIWGSLDSGRTEVEWWFNN; this is translated from the coding sequence atgaAGTCTTTCACTCTTGCTTCTGCCTTCCTCGCCGCTGCGGCCGTTGCCCAGCCTCACGGCAGCCCTCACGGAAACCACCACCGCCGTCACCACCAGAACGACAAGCGTGATGTCGTCACCGAGGTTGAGTGGGTTACTGAGATCGAGTACGTTACCAAGATGGTCgatgccaccaccaccgtctGGGTTCGTCCTGAGGTCGCCACCTCTGCTCCCGTTGTAGAGGAGACTCCCGAGCCTGAGCCTACCTCTGCTGCccccaagaaggaggagaagaagcctGCTCCCGCTCCTACCACTACATTGGTCACCAGCGTCTAcactcctcctcctcctcctccccctcccACTACCGAGGCTGAGGTTGCCCCCGAGCCTACCACCGAGGCCCCTGCTCCTGTCGAGACTACCCAGGCTCCTGCTCCCATTATCAAGGCTCCCGTTATCAAGGCCCCCAAGAAGGTCATCACTCAGGCTGCCCCTGAACCTTCCGTTGAGGCTGAGCCCGAGGTCGAGGAGGAGCCCGTTGCTGCCCCCGTTCAGCAGGAGAAGGTTGCTAAGCCCGCTTCCAACGGCGGCTCTTCTTCCAAGTCCGGAGAGTTCACCTACTACGACATTGGTCAAGGTGCTTGCGGTGAGGACGACTCTGGCAAGGACGACTCGATCAACATTGTCGCTCTCTCTCACCTTCGGATGGGTCCCTCCTCCAACGACAACCCCATGTGTGGCAAGACCATTACCATCAAGGCCAACGGCAAGACCGCCCAGGCTACCGTCAAGGACAAGTGCATGGGCTGTGCCATGAACGATATCGATGTCAGCCGCAAGGTCTACAACGAGATCTGGGGCAGCCTCGACTCTGGCCGCACTGAGGTCGAGTGGTGGTTCAACAACTAA
- a CDS encoding hypothetical protein (BUSCO:46446at5125), protein MSSPPLSPSLDPVAMSEDIAPLPSYKASGVADVDFEGVLSKPLKVHEDVRSGCGGQTWPAGMLLGKHMLRYHKDRLADAQILELGAGGGLIGLAIALECSLRNPLLVTDQLEMYELMQHNIELNNLQDKAKAMVLNWGEDLPAAVLEQKPDVILAGECVYFEPAFPLLMSTLKALLELNPNAVVYFCFKKRRRADMNFVKMAKKAFKVEEIFDEDRPVFQRQGLFLFSFTSRSSQPKANKSQSEPRSVE, encoded by the exons ATGAGTAGTCCACCCTTATCTCCCTCGCTGGATCCCGTCGCCATGAGCGAGGACATCGCCCCATTGCCATCTTACAAGGCTAGTGGCGTTGCGGATGTCGATTTTGAAGGTGTTCTTTCCAAACCTCTCAAGGTGCACGAAGATGTCCGATCTGGTTGTGGTGGCCAAACGTGGCCAGCAGGAATGCTTCTCGGCAAGCATATGCTGCGCTACCACAAAGACCGACTTGCTGATGCTCAAAT ATTGGAACTTGGAGCTGGAGGCGGTCTCATAGGCCTTGCCATTGCCCTAGAATGCTCACTTCGAAATCCGCTGTTGGTTACAGACCAGCTGGAGATGTACGAGCTGATGCAGCATAACATCGAGCTAAACAACTTACAAGACAAGGCAAAAGCCATGGTGCTTAACTG GGGAGAGGATTTGCCAGCAGCTGTACTGGAGCAAAAACCAGATGTGATCCTGGCTGGCGAATGCGTTTACTTCGAACCAGCATTTCCGCTCCTGATGTCTACACTCAAGGCTTTATTGGAGCTCAACCCTAACGCTGTCGTGTATTTCTGTTTCAAGAAGAGGAGACGGGCTGATATGAACTTTGTCAAGATGGCTAAGAAAGCCTTCAAGGTGGAAGAAATCTTTGACGAGGACCGACCTGTCTTTCAGCGCCAGggtcttttccttttctcatTCACAAGCCGCTCAAGTCAACCCAAAGCCAACAAAAGCCAAAGTGAACCTCGATCTGTCGAATGA